The following proteins are encoded in a genomic region of Phragmites australis chromosome 9, lpPhrAust1.1, whole genome shotgun sequence:
- the LOC133929356 gene encoding zinc finger protein BRUTUS-like isoform X1 → MATPMAGEAPIAHSVVPLSPPRPLAAGGSAAEAPVLILVYFHKAIRAELEGMHAAAVRLATERAGDVAALEGRCRFLFSVYRHHCDAEDAVIFPALDIRVKNVAGTYSLEHNGENDFFAHLFVLLQLDVQNDDDIRRELASCTGALQTFLTQHMSKEEEQVFPLLIKKFSHEEQADLVWQFLCSIPVNMMAEFLPWLSASVSPDEHRDILDCLRKIVPEEKLLQEIVFAWIGGKTLRTVAQDFCDPKSKGSFRCQDTSDETDKHARSLEHSKTGKRKCTESSHSQLVTHPIDEILYWHNAVRSELSAIAEETRNIQQSGDFSDISAFNVRLQFIADVCVFHSIAEDQVIFPAVDGELSFVKEHADEEQSFNKFRCLIQQIQIAGARSTAVDFYSELCSQADQIMQKIERQFNDEETKVLPEARINFSQEKQRELLYRSLCVMPLKLLERVLPWFAAKLNDAEVVYFLQNMQLAAPSSETALVSLLSGWACKGRLEDTSNSGKFVCLKSRAVSCALGGEELKKCQSFCPCSIGSKGAFSLLLQSENGSRPAKRLSHAESSTNINRRHCSQNTDIEASPCASRPCYIPRLRVESSDLGVSSFASAKALRSLPYNSAPSLYSSLFSWETDAEFSGPDNLSRPIDTIFKFHKAIRKDLEYLDVESGKFIDGDESSLRQFIGRFRLLWGLYRAHSNAEDETVFPALESKETLHNVSHSYTLDHKQGEKLFKDISSVLFELSQLHDDLSHPFDEVDKAGTIFICSDNKIDWTRKHNELLTKLQGMCKSIRVTLSNHVHREELELWPLFDKHFSIEEQDKIIGRIIGTTGAEVLQSMLPWVTSALSLEEQNKMLDTWRQATKNTMFDEWLNEWWKGPSTSSGPSNKASSPPEESHFQGNLEQSDQMFKPGWKDIFRMNQSELEAEIRKVSRDSTLDPRRKAYLIQNLMTSRWIASQQKSLESSAEHNNRCTGIPGCIPSYRDPDRQVFGCEHYKRNCKVVAVCCNKLFTCRFCHDEVSDHTMERKATMEMMCMLCLKVQPVGPNCQTASCNGLSMAKYYCSICKFFDDERTVYHCPFCNLCRLGEGLGTDFFHCMKCNCCLSIKLIKHKCREKMLEMNCPICCNFIFTSSAPVRGLPCGHFIHSACFQAYTCTHYTCPICCKSLGDMTVYFGMLDDLLAAEQLPEEYRDRCQDILCNDCERKGRSRFHWLYHKCGFCGSYNTRVIKTDTVEWSTSN, encoded by the exons ATGGCGACGCCGATGGCCGGGGAGGCGCCGATCGCGCACTCGGTGGTGCCGCTCTCGCCCCCTCGTCCCCTAGCCGCGGGGGGGTCGGCGGCCGAGGCGCCGGTGCTGATACTCGTCTACTTCCACAAGGCGATCCGCGCGGAGCTGGAGGGGATGCACGCCGCGGCCGTGCGGCTCGCGACGGAGCGCGCGGGGGACGTGGCGGCGCTCGAGGGGCGCTGCCGGTTCCTCTTCTCCGTCTACAGGCACCACTGCGACGCCGAGGACGCG GTTATTTTTCCAGCACTTGATATTCGAGTGAAAAATGTCGCAGGGACATATTCTCTTGAACACAATGGCGAAAATGATTTCTTTGCACATCTATTCGTCCTGCTACAGCTAGATGTGCAGAATGATGATGATATTCGAAGGGAACTTGCATCCTGTACTGGAGCACTTCAAACGTTTCTAACCCAACATatgtccaaggaagaagaacAG GTCTTCCCGTTGCTTATCAAGAAATTTTCACACGAAGAGCAAGCTGATTTAGTATGGCAGTTCTTATGCAGCATCCCCGTTAATATGATGGCAGAGTTCCTTCCGTGGCTTTCAGCTTCTGTTTCACCTGATGAGCACCGAGATATTCTTGACTGCTTGCGTAAAATTGTTCCTGAAGAGAAACTTCTCCAAGAG ATTGTATTCGCATGGATTGGAGGGAAAACATTGAGAACAGTGGCACAAGATTTCTGTGATCCTAAATCAAAAGGAAGTTTTAGATGTCAGGATACCTCTGATGAAACAGATAAACATGCACGGTCACTTGAGCATTCCAAAACTGGAAAGAGAAAGTGCACAGAATCTAGTCATAGCCAGCTTGTCACGCATCCAATTGATGAGATTCTGTATTGGCACAATGCTGTCCGGAGTGAACTGAGTGCTATAGCAGAGGAGACAAGAAATATCCAGCAATCTGGAGACTTCTCTGACATATCAGCCTTTAATGTAAGGCTGCAATTCATTGCAGATGTGTGCGTTTTCCACAG TATTGCCGAGGATCAAGTTATATTCCCAGCAGTCGATGGTGAATTGTCCTTTGTAAAGGAGCATGCTGACGAAGAGCAGAGCTTTAATAAATTTAGATGTTTAATTCAACAAATCCAAATAGCAGGAGCAAGATCAACTGCAGTGGATTTTTACTCTGAGTTATGTTCACAAGCTGATCAGATAATGCAGAAAATCGAGAGGCAATTCaatgatgaggaaacaaag GTACTTCCTGAAGCTAGAATAAATTTCTCACAAGAGAAACAAAGGGAACTGTTATATAGGAGTCTCTGTGTCATGCCATTGAAGTTACTGGAACGTGTATTACCATGGTTTGCAGCGAAGCTTAATGATGCAGAGGTGGTATATTTTCTTCAGAATATGCAATTGGCAG CACCTTCCTCTGAAACTGCATTGGTCAGTCTTCTCTCTGGCTGGGCATGCAAAGGTCGTTTGGAGGACACATCCAACTCTGGAAAGTTTGTATGCTTGAAATCACGAGCAGTGAGCTGCGCATTGGGTGGAgaagaattaaaaaaatgtcAGTCATTCTGTCCATGTTCTATTGGTAGCAAGGGAGCCTTTTCTCTACTATTGCAATCAGAAAATGGTTCCAGGCCAGCCAAGCGTTTAAGTCATGCAGAATCTAGTACCAATATTAATAGACGTCATTGCTCACAAAATACTGACATCGAAGCATCTCCATGTGCCAGCAGACCTTGTTACATTCCTAGGTTAAGAGTAGAAAGTAGTGACCTCGGTGTTAGTTCATTTGCCTCTGCAAAGGCCTTGCGCTCTCTGCCTTACAATTCTGCACCTTCATTATATTCAAGCCTTTTTTCATGGGAGACAGATGCAGAATTTTCTGGCCCAGATAACCTTTCTAGGCCAATTGACACCATATTCAAATTTCATAAGGCAATTCGCAAGGATTTAGAATATTTAGATGTTGAGTCTGGAAAGTTTATCGATGGGGATGAATCTAGTCTTCGCCAATTCATCGGACGGTTTCGTTTACTGTGGGGTCTTTATAGAGCACACAGCAATGCTGAAGATGAGACTGTATTTCCTGCTCTTGAATCAAAAGAGACACTGCACAATGTCAGCCACTCGTACACCCTTGACCACAAGCAGGGAGAAAAACTGTTTAAAGATATATCCAGTGTTCTATTTGAGCTTTCACAACTACATGATGATTTGAGCCATCCCTTTGATGAAGTTGATAAAGCTGGAACAATTTTTATTTGTTCAGATAACAAGATTGATTGGACCAGAAAGCATAATGAACTTTTGACGAAGCTTCAAGGAATGTGCAAGTCTATCCGGGTCACCTTGTCTAATCATGTTCATAGAGAAGAACTTGAGTTGTGGCCATTGTTTGATAAACACTTTTCTATAGAGGAGCAGGATAAGATTATCGGTCGTATAATTGGAACAACAGGCGCCGAGGTTCTGCAGTCAATGTTACCTTGGGTTACATCAGCACTTAGTCTAGAGGAACAAAATAAAATGCTGGATACATGGAGGCAAGCAACTAAGAATACAATGTTCGATGAATGGCTAAATGAATGGTGGAAGGGACCTTCAACTTCGTCTGGCCCTTCAAACAAGGCCTCTTCTCCTCCAGAAG AAAGTCATTTTCAGGGGAATCTTGAACAGAGTGACCAGATGTTTAAGCCTGGTTGGAAGGACATCTTCCGAATGAACCAGAGTGAGCTGGAGGCTGAGATACGAAAGGTTTCTCGAGATTCTACTCTTGATCCAAGGAGAAAGGCCTATCTGATCCAAAATCTCATGACCAG CCGCTGGATAGCTTCTCAGCAGAAATCACTGGAGTCAAGTGCAGAACATAATAATAGATGCACAGGAATACCTGGATGCATTCCTTCATATCGAGATCCAGATAGACAAGTATTTGGTTGTGAACATTACAAACGAAACTGCAAGGTTGTTGCTGTATGCTGCAATAAGCTGTTCACATGCAGATTCTGTCATGATGAAGTCAGTGACCATACAATGGAAAG GAAAGCAACGATGGAGATGATGTGCATGCTATGCCTGAAAGTTCAGCCGGTTGGTCCAAATTGCCAAACCGCTTCTTGCAATGGGCTATCCATGGCAAAGTATTACTGTAGCATATGCAAGTTTTTTGATGACGAAAG GACCGTCTACCATTGTCCTTTCTGTAATTTGTGTCGTCTTGGGGAAGGATTGGGTACTGATTTCTTCCATTGCATGAAGTGCAATTGTTGCCTTAGCATTAAATTGATAAAACACAAATGCCGAGAAAAGATGCTAGAGATGAATTGCCCAATCTGTTGCAACttcatatttacatcaagtgcACCAGTTAGAGGTCTTCCTTGTGGCCATTTCATACATTCAGCTTGTTTTCAG GCATATACTTGCACTCACTACACTTGTCCAATCTGCTGCAAATCCTTGGGAGATATGACG GTGTATTTTGGCATGCTTGATGATTTGCTGGCTGCGGAGCAGCTTCCTGAGGAATACCGGGACCGGTGTCAG GACATACTTTGTAACGACTGTGAGAGAAAAGGTAGATCTCGATTCCATTGGCTGTATCACAAATGTGGCTTCTGTGGTTCGTATAACACCAGAGTTATCAAAACTGATACGGTAGAGTGGTCTACATCAAATTAA
- the LOC133929356 gene encoding zinc finger protein BRUTUS-like isoform X2: MATPMAGEAPIAHSVVPLSPPRPLAAGGSAAEAPVLILVYFHKAIRAELEGMHAAAVRLATERAGDVAALEGRCRFLFSVYRHHCDAEDAVIFPALDIRVKNVAGTYSLEHNGENDFFAHLFVLLQLDVQNDDDIRRELASCTGALQTFLTQHMSKEEEQVFPLLIKKFSHEEQADLVWQFLCSIPVNMMAEFLPWLSASVSPDEHRDILDCLRKIVPEEKLLQEIVFAWIGGKTLRTVAQDFCDPKSKGSFRCQDTSDETDKHARSLEHSKTGKRKCTESSHSQLVTHPIDEILYWHNAVRSELSAIAEETRNIQQSGDFSDISAFNVRLQFIADVCVFHSIAEDQVIFPAVDGELSFVKEHADEEQSFNKFRCLIQQIQIAGARSTAVDFYSELCSQADQIMQKIERQFNDEETKVLPEARINFSQEKQRELLYRSLCVMPLKLLERVLPWFAAKLNDAEVVYFLQNMQLAAPSSETALVSLLSGWACKGRLEDTSNSGKFVCLKSRAVSCALGGEELKKYNKIDWTRKHNELLTKLQGMCKSIRVTLSNHVHREELELWPLFDKHFSIEEQDKIIGRIIGTTGAEVLQSMLPWVTSALSLEEQNKMLDTWRQATKNTMFDEWLNEWWKGPSTSSGPSNKASSPPEESHFQGNLEQSDQMFKPGWKDIFRMNQSELEAEIRKVSRDSTLDPRRKAYLIQNLMTSRWIASQQKSLESSAEHNNRCTGIPGCIPSYRDPDRQVFGCEHYKRNCKVVAVCCNKLFTCRFCHDEVSDHTMERKATMEMMCMLCLKVQPVGPNCQTASCNGLSMAKYYCSICKFFDDERTVYHCPFCNLCRLGEGLGTDFFHCMKCNCCLSIKLIKHKCREKMLEMNCPICCNFIFTSSAPVRGLPCGHFIHSACFQAYTCTHYTCPICCKSLGDMTVYFGMLDDLLAAEQLPEEYRDRCQDILCNDCERKGRSRFHWLYHKCGFCGSYNTRVIKTDTVEWSTSN, from the exons ATGGCGACGCCGATGGCCGGGGAGGCGCCGATCGCGCACTCGGTGGTGCCGCTCTCGCCCCCTCGTCCCCTAGCCGCGGGGGGGTCGGCGGCCGAGGCGCCGGTGCTGATACTCGTCTACTTCCACAAGGCGATCCGCGCGGAGCTGGAGGGGATGCACGCCGCGGCCGTGCGGCTCGCGACGGAGCGCGCGGGGGACGTGGCGGCGCTCGAGGGGCGCTGCCGGTTCCTCTTCTCCGTCTACAGGCACCACTGCGACGCCGAGGACGCG GTTATTTTTCCAGCACTTGATATTCGAGTGAAAAATGTCGCAGGGACATATTCTCTTGAACACAATGGCGAAAATGATTTCTTTGCACATCTATTCGTCCTGCTACAGCTAGATGTGCAGAATGATGATGATATTCGAAGGGAACTTGCATCCTGTACTGGAGCACTTCAAACGTTTCTAACCCAACATatgtccaaggaagaagaacAG GTCTTCCCGTTGCTTATCAAGAAATTTTCACACGAAGAGCAAGCTGATTTAGTATGGCAGTTCTTATGCAGCATCCCCGTTAATATGATGGCAGAGTTCCTTCCGTGGCTTTCAGCTTCTGTTTCACCTGATGAGCACCGAGATATTCTTGACTGCTTGCGTAAAATTGTTCCTGAAGAGAAACTTCTCCAAGAG ATTGTATTCGCATGGATTGGAGGGAAAACATTGAGAACAGTGGCACAAGATTTCTGTGATCCTAAATCAAAAGGAAGTTTTAGATGTCAGGATACCTCTGATGAAACAGATAAACATGCACGGTCACTTGAGCATTCCAAAACTGGAAAGAGAAAGTGCACAGAATCTAGTCATAGCCAGCTTGTCACGCATCCAATTGATGAGATTCTGTATTGGCACAATGCTGTCCGGAGTGAACTGAGTGCTATAGCAGAGGAGACAAGAAATATCCAGCAATCTGGAGACTTCTCTGACATATCAGCCTTTAATGTAAGGCTGCAATTCATTGCAGATGTGTGCGTTTTCCACAG TATTGCCGAGGATCAAGTTATATTCCCAGCAGTCGATGGTGAATTGTCCTTTGTAAAGGAGCATGCTGACGAAGAGCAGAGCTTTAATAAATTTAGATGTTTAATTCAACAAATCCAAATAGCAGGAGCAAGATCAACTGCAGTGGATTTTTACTCTGAGTTATGTTCACAAGCTGATCAGATAATGCAGAAAATCGAGAGGCAATTCaatgatgaggaaacaaag GTACTTCCTGAAGCTAGAATAAATTTCTCACAAGAGAAACAAAGGGAACTGTTATATAGGAGTCTCTGTGTCATGCCATTGAAGTTACTGGAACGTGTATTACCATGGTTTGCAGCGAAGCTTAATGATGCAGAGGTGGTATATTTTCTTCAGAATATGCAATTGGCAG CACCTTCCTCTGAAACTGCATTGGTCAGTCTTCTCTCTGGCTGGGCATGCAAAGGTCGTTTGGAGGACACATCCAACTCTGGAAAGTTTGTATGCTTGAAATCACGAGCAGTGAGCTGCGCATTGGGTGGAgaagaattaaaaaaat ATAACAAGATTGATTGGACCAGAAAGCATAATGAACTTTTGACGAAGCTTCAAGGAATGTGCAAGTCTATCCGGGTCACCTTGTCTAATCATGTTCATAGAGAAGAACTTGAGTTGTGGCCATTGTTTGATAAACACTTTTCTATAGAGGAGCAGGATAAGATTATCGGTCGTATAATTGGAACAACAGGCGCCGAGGTTCTGCAGTCAATGTTACCTTGGGTTACATCAGCACTTAGTCTAGAGGAACAAAATAAAATGCTGGATACATGGAGGCAAGCAACTAAGAATACAATGTTCGATGAATGGCTAAATGAATGGTGGAAGGGACCTTCAACTTCGTCTGGCCCTTCAAACAAGGCCTCTTCTCCTCCAGAAG AAAGTCATTTTCAGGGGAATCTTGAACAGAGTGACCAGATGTTTAAGCCTGGTTGGAAGGACATCTTCCGAATGAACCAGAGTGAGCTGGAGGCTGAGATACGAAAGGTTTCTCGAGATTCTACTCTTGATCCAAGGAGAAAGGCCTATCTGATCCAAAATCTCATGACCAG CCGCTGGATAGCTTCTCAGCAGAAATCACTGGAGTCAAGTGCAGAACATAATAATAGATGCACAGGAATACCTGGATGCATTCCTTCATATCGAGATCCAGATAGACAAGTATTTGGTTGTGAACATTACAAACGAAACTGCAAGGTTGTTGCTGTATGCTGCAATAAGCTGTTCACATGCAGATTCTGTCATGATGAAGTCAGTGACCATACAATGGAAAG GAAAGCAACGATGGAGATGATGTGCATGCTATGCCTGAAAGTTCAGCCGGTTGGTCCAAATTGCCAAACCGCTTCTTGCAATGGGCTATCCATGGCAAAGTATTACTGTAGCATATGCAAGTTTTTTGATGACGAAAG GACCGTCTACCATTGTCCTTTCTGTAATTTGTGTCGTCTTGGGGAAGGATTGGGTACTGATTTCTTCCATTGCATGAAGTGCAATTGTTGCCTTAGCATTAAATTGATAAAACACAAATGCCGAGAAAAGATGCTAGAGATGAATTGCCCAATCTGTTGCAACttcatatttacatcaagtgcACCAGTTAGAGGTCTTCCTTGTGGCCATTTCATACATTCAGCTTGTTTTCAG GCATATACTTGCACTCACTACACTTGTCCAATCTGCTGCAAATCCTTGGGAGATATGACG GTGTATTTTGGCATGCTTGATGATTTGCTGGCTGCGGAGCAGCTTCCTGAGGAATACCGGGACCGGTGTCAG GACATACTTTGTAACGACTGTGAGAGAAAAGGTAGATCTCGATTCCATTGGCTGTATCACAAATGTGGCTTCTGTGGTTCGTATAACACCAGAGTTATCAAAACTGATACGGTAGAGTGGTCTACATCAAATTAA
- the LOC133929357 gene encoding uncharacterized protein LOC133929357 — MKSGSGSASAPTAGGNSLAIAERQKPAPSCVAALFQMFAKRKLFSSSSKKSKLLPPVRAQKFLPGRPPGGGEKTPAAKRLPLLLNSADYSSRSKSEGNGNSRYPQPGQDKNCSENEMCTPGVVARLMGLSSMPSVSHQRQTKATDSSELGDHRNSGPQYWSGTSRSIYTSPQKQQKTGQLIDDMGHDNAPDTRPLWPRRHAHKVASPVKSPRSMSSRSKARLIETAAKVLEPGLQSRNRRLSRQHAYLEYSCNRVDGAPGAAAILHSLSDQFLGEMHEVDVPRLGARNIGGTSLHNSISNQWTEEDGKNSIPVRRSDQNVSCQMQPEENGKCLLVSSSEKAGFGDGVQRASNCIAAVTNLDVRKNQLRIISRGSVPCGPLKQNNLKQNAQHVACQAADPGYMVQRHKHRSGERNATNTSQDFVSLNKRMTGSTSLKPKRKVMDRFGESHTSAENKNMSTKGHRNSCLHSDNSNKLKLKTATPKAMEKDMIIAKGAGLLSEKPKSASPNCAMSDLQRQAVPHNVSRCNKKSDIICFTFSSPMKVTPTSLPGDNATGTGNAVQGSPVGTCSKRHSRRDEGFKEVLQGTSSPETAESVFFNQDDLKNRDIPGGRAPSSLLEKTSAILVTDESLSDELLSQCNLADSVIYGFRETHKKHEVGAKGYYPPPSISRGSNKRSPTSILQSAYADDAFYSGIPLNTAEAAFTDSLPMETCTPAASMKDVTTERSSRCAEPNFGQGGAQPFKPAVQDSKLVHSGEVTTTVELLLTNVCSSSLRKSEGSSKAFLLRTIESAIATLTTSAKQDFNTIKATEASPLRELALDFVSECLDLMCVQLCDSGYRSFSRLAMICTEERLAAEVKKEIARCSDMAGRGLDDMAGSDVEHAVEAGMDSMLEAFQIGAQIEQDLVQELVNEIGLDMFKRL, encoded by the exons CTTAATTCTGCAGATTactcatcaagaagcaaaagcGAAGGCAATGGCAACAGTCGCTACCCACAGCCTGGCCAAGACAAAAACTGCAGTGAGAACGAAATGTGTACTCCAGGAGTGGTAGCCCGGCTGATGGGTCTCAGCTCGATGCCGTCTGTGAGCCATCAACGGCAGACAAAAGCCACAGACTCCTCTGAGCTCGGGGATCACCGGAATTCAGGTCCTCAATATTGGTCCGGTACATCTCGGAGCATATACACATCACCTCAGAAGCAACAGAAGACAGGGCAGCTCATAGACGATATGGGGCATGACAATGCTCCAGATACACGGCCGTTGTGGCCACGAAGGCATGCACACAAGGTAGCTTCACCAGTCAAGAGCCCAAGGTCAATGTCCAGCAGGAGCAAGGCTCGATTGATTGAAACGGCTGCCAAGGTTCTGGAACCTGGTTTGCAGTCCAGGAATCGCCGTCTCTCTCGGCAGCATGCGTATTTGGAGTATTCATGTAATCGTGTTGATGGTGCGCCCGGTGCTGCTGCTATCTTGCATAGTTTATCTGATCAATTCTTAGGAGAAATGCACGAAGTTGATGTACCGAGACTAGGTGCTCGCAACATAGGAGGTACCTCTCTGCACAATTCTATTTCTAATCAGTGGACTGAAGAGGATGGTAAAAACAGTATTCCAGTTAGGAGGTCAGACCAGAATGTATCATGTCAAATGCAACCTGAAGAAAATGGTAAGTGCTTGCTCGTTAGCTCAAGCGAGAAGGCTGGATTTGGTGACGGTGTTCAGAGGGCATCCAATTGTATTGCTGCTGTTACAAATCTTGATGTCAGAAAAAATCAGCTGAGGATCATATCCCGGGGGAGTGTTCCTTGTGGCCCTCTCAAGCAAAACAACCTGAAGCAGAATGCACAGCATGTGGCTTGTCAAGCGGCAGATCCAGGATATATGGTCCAAAGGCATAAACATAGAAGTGGGGAGCGAAATGCAACAAACACATCCCAGGACTTTGTTTCTCTGAACAAAAGGATGACAGGAAGTACATCTTTGAAGCCAAAAAGAAAGGTAATGGATAGATTTGGTGAGTCACATACTAGTGCAGAGAACAAGAACATGAGCACAAAAGGTCATCGAAACAGTTGCCTGCATAGTGATAACTCTAACAAACTGAAGCTAAAAACTGCAACACCAAAAGCTATGGAGAAAGACATGATAATTGCAAAAGGCGCAGGGTTGCTCAGTGAGAAGCCGAAGTCTGCCAGTCCAAACTGTGCAATGAGTGATTTGCAGAGACAGGCAGTGCCACACAATGTTTCAAGGTGTAACAAGAAATCAGACATCATTTGTTTCACTTTCAGTTCACCGATGAAGGTTACCCCTACCTCTTTGCCCGGTGATAATGCTACAGGAACAGGTAATGCCGTTCAGGGATCTCCAGTTGGTACTTGCTCTAAAAGACATTCTCGTAGAGATGAAGGTTTCAAGGAAGTTTTACAAGGCACATCAAGTCCGGAGACTGCAGAATCAGTTTTCTTTAACCAAGATGATTTGAAAAATAGAGATATTCCTGGTGGTAGAGCACCCTCTTCTTTGCTTGAAAAGACAAGTGCTATCCTTGTTACTGATGAATCTTTAAGTGATGAACTGCTATCGCAGTGCAACTTAGCGGACAGTGTCATTTATGGTTTCAGAGAAACCCATAAAAAACATGAG GTTGGTGCAAAAGGTTACTATCCACCTCCATCTATATCCAGAGGCAGCAATAAGCGAAGCCCTACATCTATTCTTCAATCTGCATATGCAGATGATGCCTTCTATTCTGGTATTCCACTCAATACTGCAG AAGCTGCCTTCACTGACAGCCTTCCAATGGAGACATGCACGCCAGCAGCTAGCATGAAAGATGTAACTACGGAGAGGAGTTCCAGGTGTGCTGAACCTAATTTTGGCCAGGGTGGTGCTCAACCGTTTAAACCGGCCGTCCAAGACAGCAAGCTGGTACACTCTGGAGAGGTTACAACAACTGTTGAACTGCTGCTAACAAACGTTTGCTCATCTAGTCTACGTAAATCGGAAGGATCATCCAAGGCATTCCTTCTCCGAACAATCGAGTCTGCAATTGCCACCTTGACGACAAGCGCCAAGCAGGATTTCAACACCATCAAGGCCACAGAAGCGAGCCCGCTAAGAGAGCTCGCACTCGATTTTGTTTCGGAGTGCCTGGACTTGATGTGTGTTCAGCTCTGCGATTCAGGTTACAGGTCGTTCTCAAGGCTTGCAATGATCTGCACCGAGGAGAGGCTGGCTGCTGAGGTCAAGAAAGAAATTGCAAGGTGCAGTGACATGGCTGGGAGGGGCTTGGACGATATGGCTGGGAGCGACGTCGAGCACGCGGTTGAGGCTGGCATGGATTCCATGCTCGAAGCGTTTCAGATCGGAGCCCAGATCGAGCAGGATTTGGTCCAGGAGCTAGTAAACGAAATCGGGCTAGACATGTTCAAGCGTTTGTGA